A DNA window from Enterobacter cloacae subsp. cloacae ATCC 13047 contains the following coding sequences:
- the bet gene encoding phage recombination protein Bet, with product MANELTITASALQEKGIDVATWSALKNSIYPGAKDESVMMALDYCRARQLDPLLKPVHLVPMSVKDSRTGKSEWRDVVMPGIGLYRIQADRSGDYAGAREPEFGPDTTQTLSGVEVTFPQWCKYTVYKRMPSGEIVEFSAKEYWIENYATGGRDTTAPNAMWKKRPYGQLAKCAEAQALRKAWPEIGQQPTAEEMEGKSLDVDIRDVSPRNTTEALPPAASEETLQAITDLLTTLDKDWEKDFLPLCSDIFKRQILEASELTEEEAQKGFCFLQKRAKAAA from the coding sequence ATGGCAAACGAATTAACAATCACGGCGAGCGCGCTGCAGGAAAAAGGCATCGACGTTGCTACCTGGAGCGCACTGAAGAACAGTATCTACCCTGGTGCCAAAGACGAATCGGTAATGATGGCGCTCGATTACTGCCGTGCCCGCCAGTTGGATCCGTTGCTGAAGCCTGTTCACCTGGTGCCGATGAGCGTCAAAGACTCAAGAACGGGTAAAAGCGAATGGCGCGATGTGGTAATGCCAGGCATCGGGCTTTACCGCATTCAGGCGGACCGCTCAGGTGATTATGCCGGTGCCCGCGAACCAGAGTTCGGTCCAGACACGACGCAGACGCTTTCTGGTGTCGAGGTCACCTTCCCTCAGTGGTGCAAATACACCGTCTACAAGCGCATGCCCAGCGGGGAGATCGTCGAGTTCAGCGCCAAAGAATATTGGATTGAAAACTACGCCACTGGCGGCCGCGACACCACGGCGCCGAACGCGATGTGGAAAAAGCGCCCATACGGACAGCTGGCGAAATGCGCAGAAGCCCAGGCGTTGCGTAAGGCCTGGCCCGAGATCGGACAGCAGCCTACCGCCGAAGAAATGGAAGGCAAATCACTGGACGTTGATATCCGTGACGTCTCGCCGCGCAACACCACAGAAGCGCTTCCACCAGCAGCAAGCGAAGAAACGCTTCAGGCGATCACCGACCTCTTAACGACCCTGGATAAAGACTGGGAGAAAGACTTTCTCCCACTGTGCAGCGACATCTTCAAACGGCAAATTCTTGAGGCGTCAGAGCTCACTGAAGAAGAGGCACAGAAAGGGTTTTGCTTTCTTCAGAAAAGAGCTAAGGCGGCAGCATGA
- the gamL gene encoding host nuclease inhibitor GamL yields MNAYLTYDRIEDRRWVEQQLDDEKEKWIDDRAQKIIDMMPKEPSGLFHFTIPIDSSPYEGLRSDKAGEAYNDFISAVAYAQAEYDWEHRTGCPF; encoded by the coding sequence ATGAACGCATACCTCACTTACGACCGCATCGAAGATCGGCGCTGGGTTGAGCAGCAGCTCGACGACGAGAAAGAGAAGTGGATAGACGACCGGGCGCAAAAAATCATCGACATGATGCCAAAAGAGCCGTCAGGCCTCTTCCACTTCACGATCCCGATTGACTCCAGCCCATACGAAGGACTTCGCAGCGATAAAGCTGGCGAGGCCTACAACGATTTCATTTCGGCAGTTGCTTACGCCCAGGCGGAATACGACTGGGAACACCGTACCGGCTGCCCGTTTTAA
- a CDS encoding cell division protein FtsZ, with protein sequence MIGMHYGTASVPRSEVLPGTMLQHHGKTYRASANVEKGLYAFNIFEKTIIKSDSVVVLLNERGEPMVH encoded by the coding sequence ATGATTGGAATGCACTATGGCACCGCATCAGTGCCACGTAGCGAGGTTTTACCGGGCACAATGCTGCAACACCACGGCAAAACTTATCGCGCCTCTGCGAACGTTGAGAAAGGCCTGTACGCCTTCAACATCTTCGAAAAAACCATCATCAAAAGTGATTCCGTCGTTGTGCTGCTGAATGAGCGCGGCGAGCCAATGGTTCACTGA
- a CDS encoding XRE family transcriptional regulator codes for MVVFSQQPFSFDGIKPWLYIARMKTTLAERLKEARTLRGLTQKALGDLVGVSQAAIQKIETGKANQTTKLVELANALKVKPEWLSSGEGAMLLTGQDEAIPPSDQWGTVEPWDNSTPLPDDEVEVPFLKDIELACGDGTFPREDYNGYKLRFSKATLRRVNAHRESVICFPAHGNSMEPVIPEGTTVAININDKKIVDGKVYAISQDGWNRLKILYRVGPNRLSIRSFNHVEHPDEEADLDSVQIIGRMFWTSTIW; via the coding sequence ATGGTTGTATTTAGTCAACAACCATTTTCGTTTGATGGAATAAAACCATGGTTGTACATTGCGCGTATGAAAACGACACTCGCTGAAAGATTGAAAGAAGCCAGGACATTACGAGGCCTTACGCAAAAAGCTCTCGGGGATCTGGTTGGGGTCAGCCAGGCGGCTATCCAGAAGATAGAAACAGGAAAAGCCAACCAGACAACGAAGCTGGTTGAGCTGGCTAATGCGTTAAAGGTAAAGCCTGAATGGTTGAGTTCCGGGGAAGGCGCTATGCTTCTCACTGGGCAGGATGAAGCCATCCCACCGTCTGATCAGTGGGGTACCGTTGAGCCTTGGGATAATTCAACCCCATTACCTGATGACGAGGTAGAAGTGCCATTTCTAAAGGATATTGAGCTGGCCTGCGGCGATGGGACGTTCCCTCGCGAAGATTACAATGGCTATAAACTCCGCTTCTCAAAAGCGACTCTACGCCGAGTTAATGCCCACAGAGAAAGTGTTATCTGCTTCCCCGCGCATGGGAATAGCATGGAGCCAGTTATTCCTGAAGGAACGACTGTCGCTATCAATATTAACGACAAAAAGATCGTGGACGGAAAGGTCTACGCCATCAGCCAGGATGGATGGAATCGCTTAAAAATACTTTACCGTGTGGGCCCGAACAGGCTGAGCATTCGCAGCTTCAATCATGTCGAGCACCCAGACGAAGAAGCGGACCTTGATAGCGTCCAGATCATCGGAAGAATGTTTTGGACATCAACAATCTGGTAG
- a CDS encoding transcriptional regulator, translating into MNPTIKTAITIVGSQKALGEACAVSQQAVYKWLHNKAKVSPEHVNSIVKATGGEIQAYQIRPDLPTLFPSPADNTAA; encoded by the coding sequence ATGAACCCAACCATTAAAACCGCTATCACCATCGTCGGCTCTCAAAAAGCCCTTGGTGAAGCGTGCGCAGTGTCGCAGCAGGCGGTTTACAAGTGGCTACACAACAAAGCGAAGGTTTCTCCGGAGCATGTGAACAGCATCGTGAAAGCAACTGGTGGCGAGATTCAGGCTTACCAGATTCGCCCTGATTTGCCGACGCTGTTCCCGTCACCGGCCGACAACACAGCCGCTTAA
- a CDS encoding toxin YdaT family protein, with product MHSLAYQQSNKFSPTAMIYQNRREPDSSALNIDGIRAAVRAWAADCRSREFVAALIVEEWRATGGTGLDIPTDSHRQMQKVFRWIDGDTEYAANNIRQLAPAIMSVLPLEYRNRLAPQNDTMSLIASAMKECAEAKQAVLLDAPEHQKLKEVSEGIASLFRLMPEQVGPLMTMVTSMLGVM from the coding sequence ATGCATTCACTTGCGTATCAACAAAGTAACAAATTTTCGCCAACGGCGATGATTTACCAGAATCGCCGGGAACCTGATTCCTCGGCGTTAAACATAGATGGGATCCGCGCAGCTGTTCGCGCCTGGGCAGCTGATTGCCGCAGCCGTGAATTTGTCGCAGCGCTGATTGTGGAAGAGTGGCGGGCTACCGGCGGCACCGGGCTGGATATCCCGACTGACTCGCATCGCCAGATGCAGAAGGTATTCCGCTGGATCGACGGCGACACCGAATACGCCGCCAACAACATTCGCCAGCTGGCCCCGGCAATCATGTCCGTCCTGCCGCTCGAGTACCGAAACCGCCTGGCGCCGCAGAACGACACGATGTCGCTGATCGCCTCTGCGATGAAAGAGTGTGCCGAAGCTAAGCAGGCCGTGCTGCTGGACGCTCCTGAGCATCAGAAGCTGAAAGAGGTAAGCGAGGGTATAGCGTCGCTGTTCCGCCTCATGCCGGAGCAGGTAGGGCCGTTGATGACGATGGTCACGTCGATGCTGGGGGTTATGTGA
- a CDS encoding replication protein, translated as MGVVKHLADYRPPLEVVEHRVAQLEDGFTRVANELLDAVMASGLSETEMCIVLAVWRKTYGFNKKMDWVSNEQLEQMVGKHHTHCSTAKNLLISKKVFIQEGRKVGMNTNVSEWKTKVNGFCKTLAKPAKKTLAEVANRTKQKMLTTKDNNQNTERQDPPKSPKGENSLAQEVMDYFNELTGSRCAALAPFEKALSTVKSKDQCYTAEELKLVIRWAHVNWGHSFKPENLCRMTRFDGYLSDALIWADGQGSNPAACPHEEIIKLWNEKFPSKAVSLHEWNRRRPAYRDLEAVWNGKTTQGNWRELKHMGMAFELISKSSLFATRGDQPWLTLDWILNPKNWGSVYEQAINEHRERKGVKA; from the coding sequence ATGGGCGTCGTTAAGCATTTAGCAGACTACAGGCCGCCGCTGGAGGTCGTGGAGCATCGTGTGGCGCAACTGGAAGATGGGTTCACTCGCGTCGCGAATGAGCTTCTTGATGCCGTTATGGCTTCAGGTTTGAGCGAAACTGAGATGTGCATTGTGCTGGCCGTCTGGCGCAAAACATACGGCTTCAATAAAAAAATGGATTGGGTCAGTAACGAGCAACTCGAGCAGATGGTTGGTAAGCACCACACACATTGCTCTACTGCAAAAAACCTGCTGATCAGCAAGAAGGTATTCATTCAGGAAGGCCGCAAAGTGGGCATGAATACCAATGTCTCCGAGTGGAAAACAAAGGTTAACGGATTCTGCAAAACATTAGCTAAACCTGCTAAGAAAACCTTAGCGGAAGTTGCTAACAGAACTAAGCAGAAGATGCTAACCACAAAAGACAATAATCAAAATACAGAAAGACAAGATCCCCCTAAATCCCCCAAGGGGGAAAACTCACTCGCTCAGGAAGTGATGGATTACTTCAACGAGCTAACGGGTAGTCGTTGTGCTGCGCTGGCACCTTTTGAGAAAGCTCTCTCCACAGTGAAGAGCAAAGACCAGTGCTACACCGCCGAAGAGCTGAAGCTGGTTATCCGCTGGGCCCATGTGAACTGGGGTCACAGCTTCAAGCCAGAGAACCTGTGCCGTATGACCCGCTTTGATGGATACCTGTCAGACGCCCTGATATGGGCGGATGGCCAGGGAAGCAATCCGGCAGCCTGTCCGCACGAAGAGATCATCAAACTCTGGAATGAAAAATTCCCTTCGAAGGCCGTTTCGCTGCATGAGTGGAACCGCCGCCGTCCGGCCTATCGAGACCTGGAAGCTGTGTGGAACGGCAAAACCACCCAGGGCAACTGGCGAGAACTGAAGCACATGGGAATGGCCTTCGAGCTGATTAGCAAGTCTTCCCTGTTCGCCACCAGAGGCGATCAGCCATGGCTGACACTCGACTGGATCCTGAATCCGAAGAACTGGGGATCTGTCTACGAGCAGGCCATCAACGAGCACCGTGAGCGCAAGGGAGTCAAAGCATGA
- a CDS encoding replicative DNA helicase, producing the protein MSRFIDLYVEQAVIGGIMLAAGRTDGVDMATDAIEGLTEDHFTATPHKVALRSYKRLNESGEKIDLLTLTSDLERLGALESAGGFAYLAECSKNTPSFANLASYCEKLREMHLGRRMTLALQVGIQKLSEPSSEGIADIIGNIQADISGIEHNTDYGTEHITTGIDMSLETIQSIISGDIWKHKTELGMATIDSAFGGFNNTDFIVVGGRPGMGKTMFSTTVTETVGLKNKKPVLFFSLEMPVEQISERVAFHRARVSKEDLLSKVSGKMDEAWGKVSHCMKEFIDSPIYINDKPSLSVHQVRAEARRMSKKLGGLGVVIVDYLQKMRMSDPENMNRSVGEIATGLKNLAKELRCPVIALAQLNRNLEQRANKRPVAADLRESGVIEQEADVIFMVYRDEKYNENTELKGITEIICVKSRHAPGAEKTYHFSSRYSGLDPVDFTYSGQMQQEADYEC; encoded by the coding sequence ATGAGCCGTTTTATCGATTTGTACGTTGAGCAGGCCGTCATCGGCGGGATCATGCTCGCAGCGGGCCGCACAGACGGCGTTGACATGGCGACTGACGCGATTGAGGGGCTGACTGAGGACCACTTCACAGCAACGCCTCACAAGGTGGCTCTGCGGTCCTACAAACGCCTCAACGAGTCCGGGGAGAAGATAGACCTGCTGACGTTGACCAGCGACCTTGAACGGCTTGGCGCGCTGGAAAGTGCCGGGGGATTCGCTTACCTGGCTGAATGCAGCAAAAACACACCGTCGTTCGCGAACCTTGCCTCGTACTGCGAAAAGTTGCGGGAAATGCATCTCGGCCGCCGGATGACCCTGGCGCTACAGGTAGGGATCCAGAAGCTGTCCGAACCATCCAGTGAGGGTATCGCTGACATCATCGGCAACATACAGGCGGATATCTCTGGCATCGAGCACAACACCGACTACGGCACCGAGCACATCACCACCGGGATCGACATGTCCCTCGAGACTATCCAGTCGATTATCAGCGGCGATATCTGGAAGCACAAAACCGAGCTGGGCATGGCAACCATCGACAGCGCATTCGGCGGGTTCAACAACACCGATTTCATCGTTGTCGGCGGGCGCCCTGGCATGGGGAAAACTATGTTCAGCACCACCGTGACCGAGACAGTCGGCCTGAAAAACAAAAAGCCGGTGCTGTTCTTCAGTCTCGAGATGCCAGTGGAACAAATCTCTGAGCGAGTCGCGTTCCACCGGGCGCGGGTAAGCAAAGAAGATCTGCTGAGCAAAGTTAGCGGGAAAATGGACGAGGCATGGGGGAAGGTTAGTCACTGCATGAAGGAGTTCATCGACTCTCCAATCTACATCAATGACAAGCCATCCCTGAGCGTTCACCAGGTGCGTGCTGAAGCGCGCAGAATGAGCAAGAAGCTGGGCGGCCTGGGCGTGGTCATCGTCGATTATCTTCAGAAAATGCGGATGTCAGACCCGGAGAACATGAACCGCAGTGTAGGGGAGATCGCCACTGGACTGAAAAACCTGGCGAAAGAATTGCGCTGCCCGGTCATCGCTCTGGCCCAGCTGAACCGAAACCTTGAACAGCGCGCTAATAAGCGTCCCGTAGCGGCAGACCTGCGAGAGTCTGGCGTCATTGAGCAGGAAGCAGATGTGATCTTCATGGTGTATCGGGATGAGAAGTACAACGAAAACACCGAACTGAAAGGCATCACCGAAATCATCTGTGTGAAGTCCCGCCATGCGCCGGGGGCAGAAAAGACCTACCACTTCAGCAGCCGCTACTCCGGGCTGGACCCGGTAGATTTCACCTACAGCGGTCAGATGCAACAGGAGGCCGACTATGAGTGCTAA
- a CDS encoding ead/Ea22-like family protein, with product MSNIDKRALRDSAESTIGILENISGFEPSDIDGDTVELRFETEDGFDTGCDVSIVDQCQKAADVVRALLDELEAKDKQIAELESDNAYIRNRHKELDLLIGKNILVMQAAIIEWQGTGDARKGLAWIYNTLFGPGELPDESEKDAQAYFDRKYAPLDEELMNLHRWFWEQSEAERAAAAGKGEAS from the coding sequence ATGAGCAACATCGACAAACGCGCATTACGTGATAGCGCAGAAAGCACTATCGGCATTCTGGAAAACATTTCCGGGTTTGAACCTTCAGATATCGACGGCGACACCGTAGAGCTCCGCTTTGAAACTGAGGACGGTTTTGATACCGGTTGTGACGTGAGCATTGTTGACCAGTGCCAGAAAGCCGCAGATGTAGTTCGGGCGCTGCTGGATGAGCTGGAAGCCAAAGACAAGCAGATTGCTGAGCTGGAGAGCGACAACGCATACATCAGAAACCGCCACAAAGAACTGGACCTGTTAATCGGTAAAAACATTCTGGTAATGCAGGCAGCAATCATCGAATGGCAGGGAACTGGGGACGCCAGAAAGGGGCTGGCATGGATTTATAACACCCTGTTTGGCCCAGGCGAACTGCCGGACGAATCGGAGAAAGATGCCCAGGCCTATTTTGACCGTAAATATGCTCCTCTCGACGAAGAGCTCATGAACCTTCACCGATGGTTCTGGGAGCAGAGCGAAGCTGAGCGCGCCGCCGCAGCCGGTAAAGGAGAGGCATCATGA
- a CDS encoding DNA polymerase III subunit theta, translating to MSDWNIAAKPQEERDKVNVDLAASGVAYKERLNMPVIAEVVMREQPEHLRDYFLERLKFYREKSITLPKGSDPVYLKQDD from the coding sequence ATGTCTGACTGGAATATTGCTGCAAAGCCGCAGGAGGAGCGCGACAAGGTTAACGTTGACCTTGCAGCCTCCGGAGTCGCGTACAAAGAGCGCTTGAACATGCCGGTTATCGCTGAGGTGGTGATGCGTGAGCAGCCTGAGCATTTGCGTGATTACTTCCTTGAGCGCCTTAAGTTTTATCGTGAGAAGTCGATAACTTTGCCGAAAGGTAGCGATCCGGTTTACCTGAAACAGGATGACTAA
- a CDS encoding recombination protein NinB — protein sequence MKQHYCIVNDTVKDNLIAYIRTLPVNPRTPMVVEAREETRTDKQNRLMWPLLKDLSDQVVWHGEKLNREEWKDLITVLVNQTQDQEQKSAPGINGGRVYFGVRTSKSSKRYMVDVIEAIYWFGTDRGVKFSEASSKRIAWAQEWRASRG from the coding sequence ATGAAACAGCACTACTGCATCGTTAACGACACCGTTAAAGATAACCTCATCGCGTACATTCGCACCCTTCCAGTAAACCCTCGCACGCCGATGGTCGTTGAAGCCCGGGAAGAGACGCGCACTGACAAGCAAAACCGTTTGATGTGGCCGCTGCTGAAAGACCTGTCTGATCAGGTTGTCTGGCACGGCGAAAAGCTGAACCGCGAAGAGTGGAAGGACCTCATCACCGTTCTGGTGAATCAGACCCAGGACCAGGAGCAGAAATCCGCGCCGGGCATCAACGGCGGCCGTGTTTATTTCGGCGTCCGCACATCCAAATCCAGCAAGCGCTACATGGTCGACGTCATCGAGGCGATTTACTGGTTCGGTACCGATCGCGGCGTGAAGTTCTCCGAAGCATCCAGTAAGCGCATCGCCTGGGCGCAAGAGTGGAGGGCTTCCCGTGGGTAA
- a CDS encoding NinE family protein has protein sequence MGNPLARVITNHIFNVPARRKRKPVVKPSDIPTMKGYTARLVDQKWLRLAARRKRA, from the coding sequence GTGGGTAATCCTCTCGCACGCGTAATCACAAATCACATCTTCAACGTTCCGGCGCGCCGCAAGCGTAAGCCCGTGGTTAAGCCGTCCGACATCCCTACCATGAAAGGCTACACCGCCCGCCTGGTAGATCAGAAATGGCTGCGTCTCGCGGCGAGGAGGAAACGTGCGTAA
- a CDS encoding recombination protein NinG: MRKPSRRKCKVCGEYFVPKIHDIRIRWCCPEHGAILAMEEREKEKVKAAAKRIKERKEKERADRRDLKARKVALKTKPQWRAEAQAAFNRYVRLRDAGKPCISCGRLPEQKFGGTMDCGHYRTRGAAAHLAFNLHNTAAQCVYCNRDRDGAQKAFEQGLIERIGAEKVEAINNDNSVRRFDIPYLQRIKSIFTRKARALEKRRARRQEAA; encoded by the coding sequence GTGCGTAAGCCATCCCGCCGTAAGTGCAAAGTATGCGGTGAATACTTCGTGCCGAAAATCCACGACATCAGGATCCGCTGGTGCTGCCCGGAGCACGGCGCAATCCTCGCTATGGAAGAGCGCGAGAAGGAGAAGGTTAAAGCAGCGGCCAAACGTATCAAGGAGCGCAAAGAGAAAGAGCGCGCGGATCGCCGGGACCTGAAAGCGAGAAAGGTGGCGCTAAAAACGAAACCTCAGTGGAGAGCTGAAGCGCAGGCGGCTTTCAACCGGTACGTCCGTCTCAGGGATGCTGGTAAGCCGTGCATCAGCTGCGGCAGGCTGCCGGAGCAGAAGTTTGGCGGAACCATGGACTGCGGCCACTACCGCACCCGCGGCGCAGCGGCGCACCTCGCTTTCAACCTTCACAATACCGCAGCCCAGTGTGTCTATTGCAACCGGGATCGGGACGGCGCGCAAAAGGCATTCGAGCAGGGCCTTATTGAGCGCATCGGTGCCGAAAAAGTTGAGGCGATAAACAACGATAATTCCGTCCGCCGGTTCGACATCCCATACCTGCAGCGCATCAAATCCATTTTCACACGCAAAGCCCGCGCGCTGGAAAAACGCCGGGCCCGCCGACAGGAGGCCGCATGA
- a CDS encoding bacteriophage antitermination protein Q, with product MNSQQLEYVRQQLIVATADLSGATKGQLVAFSEHAQFTATARSRGRKKITDPVTGRKVNPDGPAMSGSQSRAKGSSIALVGPVEFVTASWRRAVLSLEDHQKAWLLWNYSENIRFEYQVAITQWAWAEFREHLGAKKVAGKTMERLKKLIWLAAQDVKAELAGRETYEYHALAELVGVAKSTWTETYLPHWLAMRNSFKRLDSGALISVTRSRSQQKATNSEAQK from the coding sequence ATGAACAGTCAGCAACTGGAATACGTACGTCAGCAGCTCATTGTGGCGACCGCAGATCTGAGCGGGGCGACGAAAGGGCAGTTGGTGGCCTTCTCCGAGCACGCGCAATTCACCGCGACCGCGCGCAGCCGGGGGCGTAAGAAAATCACTGACCCGGTCACCGGCCGAAAAGTTAACCCTGACGGCCCGGCAATGAGCGGTAGCCAGTCTCGCGCCAAGGGATCGTCAATCGCGCTGGTGGGGCCGGTTGAGTTCGTTACCGCATCCTGGCGCCGCGCTGTCCTGTCGCTTGAAGACCACCAGAAAGCATGGCTGCTGTGGAACTACAGCGAGAACATCCGGTTCGAGTACCAGGTGGCGATCACTCAGTGGGCTTGGGCTGAGTTCCGGGAGCACCTCGGCGCGAAGAAGGTGGCCGGAAAAACGATGGAGCGGCTGAAGAAGCTGATATGGCTGGCAGCGCAGGACGTCAAAGCGGAGCTGGCAGGGCGTGAGACGTATGAATATCATGCGTTGGCGGAGCTGGTGGGCGTGGCTAAATCCACCTGGACAGAAACGTATCTGCCTCACTGGCTGGCTATGCGTAACAGCTTTAAGCGGCTCGATAGCGGTGCGCTTATCTCCGTAACGCGATCACGTTCACAACAAAAGGCGACAAACTCAGAGGCTCAAAAATGA
- a CDS encoding HNH endonuclease signature motif containing protein, which yields MKKINQSTLKELLSYDEKTGVFTWIKKRQNVVVGRVAGHIDRLGYERITISGKIYLSHRLAWLYVHGYLPEKEIDHINRIRNDNRIANLREATSQLNSLNTGMYKNNTSGSKGIYFNKKAKKWQAQILIDGKREYLGLYDDVKRADIAYRIANHFRLAKPN from the coding sequence ATGAAAAAGATTAACCAGAGCACGTTAAAAGAGCTTCTAAGTTATGACGAGAAGACGGGCGTATTTACGTGGATAAAAAAACGTCAGAATGTAGTGGTAGGAAGAGTGGCTGGGCATATAGATAGACTTGGTTACGAGAGGATAACCATTTCAGGAAAAATATATCTCTCCCATCGTTTAGCATGGCTTTATGTTCATGGATATTTGCCGGAAAAAGAGATAGATCACATAAACAGAATAAGAAATGACAACAGGATTGCCAATCTAAGAGAGGCAACCAGCCAACTAAACTCCCTCAACACTGGCATGTACAAAAACAACACATCAGGAAGCAAGGGCATTTACTTCAACAAGAAGGCCAAAAAGTGGCAGGCTCAAATTCTTATAGACGGAAAGCGCGAGTACTTAGGTCTCTACGATGATGTAAAAAGAGCGGATATAGCATACAGAATTGCTAATCACTTCAGGCTTGCAAAACCGAACTGA
- a CDS encoding class II holin family protein — protein MYRMEKITTGAAYGASAGSILNGMLNAYSPEQWNAIGVLVGIIIAVLTYLTNLYFKIREDNRRSRSRDEPNIEE, from the coding sequence ATGTATCGCATGGAAAAAATAACCACTGGTGCTGCCTATGGCGCTTCAGCCGGGAGCATCCTAAACGGCATGCTTAATGCCTACAGCCCCGAGCAGTGGAACGCTATCGGCGTGCTGGTGGGTATCATCATTGCCGTACTGACGTATCTGACAAACCTCTATTTCAAGATCCGCGAAGACAACCGCCGTAGCAGGAGCCGAGATGAACCCAACATTGAGGAATAA
- a CDS encoding lysozyme yields MNPTLRNKLVGAIVGGSGAITIAAVMLGNADGLEGRRYYAYQDVVGVWTVCDGHTGTDIRRGHRYTDKECDNLLKSDLRKVADSIDPLIKVRIPEPTRAALYSFTYNVGSGAFASSTLLKKLNSGDVPGACKELQRWTYAGGKQWKGLITRREIEREVCEWGQK; encoded by the coding sequence ATGAACCCAACATTGAGGAATAAGCTGGTGGGTGCCATTGTTGGCGGATCCGGAGCAATCACGATTGCTGCAGTAATGCTGGGCAATGCGGATGGACTGGAAGGGCGGCGCTATTACGCCTATCAGGATGTGGTCGGCGTCTGGACTGTTTGCGATGGGCACACCGGTACCGACATTCGCCGCGGTCACCGCTACACCGACAAAGAATGCGATAACCTTTTGAAGTCGGATCTGCGAAAAGTGGCAGATTCCATCGACCCGCTGATCAAGGTTCGTATCCCTGAGCCTACCCGTGCAGCGCTTTACTCCTTTACCTACAACGTTGGCTCTGGTGCTTTTGCCAGCTCGACGCTGCTGAAGAAGCTTAACTCCGGTGATGTTCCGGGTGCATGCAAAGAACTGCAGCGCTGGACGTATGCCGGTGGCAAGCAGTGGAAGGGGCTTATCACCCGGCGCGAGATTGAGCGTGAAGTTTGTGAGTGGGGCCAGAAATGA
- a CDS encoding lysis protein: MSRLTAIISAVVICLLVSMAWAINHYRDNAITYKDQRDKATENLRLANDTIKDMQVRQRDVAALDAKYTKELADAQTENDRLRADVVAGKRRLQIAATCSRDETTGASGLVDGSSPRLTADAELNYWRLRDGIAAVTKQLTGLQEYVRTQCLK; this comes from the coding sequence ATGAGCCGATTAACAGCCATCATCAGTGCTGTCGTTATCTGCCTGCTGGTTTCCATGGCTTGGGCGATTAACCACTACCGCGACAACGCCATCACCTACAAGGACCAGCGCGACAAGGCGACCGAGAATCTCCGCCTGGCTAACGACACCATCAAAGATATGCAGGTGCGCCAGCGGGATGTCGCTGCGCTGGATGCCAAATACACGAAGGAGTTAGCTGATGCGCAAACTGAGAATGACAGGCTTCGTGCTGATGTTGTCGCTGGTAAGCGTCGGCTGCAAATCGCCGCCACCTGCTCCAGAGACGAAACCACCGGAGCCTCCGGCCTGGTTGATGGCTCAAGCCCTCGACTTACAGCAGATGCTGAACTCAATTATTGGCGTCTCAGAGACGGGATCGCCGCCGTCACAAAGCAACTGACCGGCCTGCAGGAATACGTTCGGACTCAGTGCCTGAAATAA